One Paenibacillus sp. FSL H7-0737 DNA segment encodes these proteins:
- a CDS encoding transglycosylase domain-containing protein has product MVQENKKKNVKKPSPRRSGLSRFGSVVKWMFILGIIGILFVGGAAAGYVTSMVKDEPVRSEEMIQQQVGQNAITGFAYFRDGAPIGQLRTEEDRRLIQYNDIPQIIIDAVLAIEDNNFNEHNGVDFKGTLRAVKQKILNESVQTGGSTLTQQLARRVFLNLDRTEDRKAKEILLSLRLERFLTKQEILTAYLNKVPFGNGSNGYNVFGIKAASKGIFGLDDLDKLNIAQAAYLAGLPQLPSAYSAFNGVGEFNAKAFNRAMDRQQLVLRRMLEENKITTSQYDEALKFDIKSSLAPHTKKAYATYPYLMMETERKASEILLSLNEKNNSTADTNSSSDNAVLLEEARQQLMTGGYRVYTTIDKKVYSAMHSISEDSSNFTKDSKTKGVEQTAGILINNKTGAILGMIEGRDFNIEQMNYATQMVRQPGSTMKPISAYLPALDAGLIQPAGILDDAPIILKDGGKGFHIPKNANNRYQGLVTARYALNKSLNLPALKLFNEKVGIEDAWAFTKKLGITTLTEDDYRAQTGVIGGLRYGTSVEELTNAYSAIGNKGAFNDAYMIEKIVDSEGKIVYQHKVNPEQVFSEQTAYLMTDMLRTVITEGTASTVRRDYKHFKDVPIVGKTGSTQNYGDVWFMGYTPDVTLGMWVGYKEQINTLTGDTQKRQAQTLWAKVMNAVIDKQPDLFVTDKFTQPEGITKKTVSAYSGKLPTALTDKFTTDLFNTKYVPKESDDGISKAKYITYNGVNYIPLEGTPEDFLKEKIVVKREKPIQELVKELLAAFPKMKEHKSLEYYMPADAKTDFPTEVDPRVDDGASPSAPGNVSVSYSTGKAVISFSPSGSPDVVGYRLYRSLNGGSFQKQAVIMADESKVFSPGTPASANATFYVSAVDVAGNETASGSVAGGTTPTPEATPTPDQQPETTPPTGSESTPGEDIEIPGTILPTPTSTPSGEGSSNGNSNSGTAGNTTGNH; this is encoded by the coding sequence ATGGTTCAAGAGAACAAGAAAAAAAACGTAAAGAAGCCTTCACCCCGCAGATCTGGGCTTAGCAGGTTCGGTTCTGTAGTTAAGTGGATGTTTATTCTTGGCATAATAGGCATTCTGTTCGTCGGTGGTGCAGCAGCAGGATACGTCACTTCCATGGTGAAAGATGAACCTGTTCGCTCTGAGGAAATGATTCAACAGCAAGTAGGACAAAATGCGATCACCGGATTCGCATACTTCCGTGATGGCGCACCGATCGGCCAGCTTCGTACAGAAGAAGATCGAAGGCTCATTCAATACAACGACATCCCCCAGATTATTATTGATGCAGTTCTCGCGATAGAGGACAATAATTTCAATGAGCATAATGGCGTGGATTTCAAAGGCACCTTACGTGCCGTCAAACAAAAGATATTAAATGAATCCGTTCAGACCGGAGGCAGTACACTTACTCAACAGCTCGCAAGACGTGTATTCCTCAATCTGGATCGAACAGAAGATCGTAAAGCAAAAGAAATTCTACTTTCACTTAGACTAGAGCGCTTCTTGACCAAGCAAGAGATTTTAACGGCTTATCTGAACAAGGTTCCGTTCGGAAATGGCTCGAATGGCTATAACGTATTTGGGATTAAAGCTGCATCCAAAGGTATATTCGGTCTGGATGATCTAGACAAGTTGAATATTGCCCAAGCGGCGTATTTGGCCGGTCTTCCACAGCTCCCATCCGCTTATTCAGCATTCAATGGCGTTGGAGAATTCAACGCAAAGGCGTTCAATAGAGCTATGGATCGTCAACAGCTTGTACTTCGTCGTATGCTAGAGGAGAACAAGATCACTACCTCCCAATATGATGAAGCACTCAAGTTTGATATTAAAAGCTCTCTCGCTCCTCACACTAAGAAAGCCTATGCTACATATCCATACCTAATGATGGAGACGGAGCGTAAAGCATCTGAGATTCTTTTGTCACTAAATGAAAAGAATAACAGTACAGCTGATACCAATAGCTCTAGTGATAATGCCGTACTTCTTGAGGAAGCAAGACAACAGTTAATGACCGGCGGTTACCGAGTCTATACCACGATTGATAAGAAAGTATACAGTGCAATGCACAGTATTTCCGAAGATAGTAGTAATTTCACCAAGGACAGCAAAACAAAAGGTGTTGAACAGACGGCGGGCATTTTGATCAACAACAAGACCGGAGCCATTCTCGGTATGATTGAGGGCCGCGATTTTAATATCGAGCAAATGAACTACGCAACCCAAATGGTCCGGCAACCCGGCTCAACGATGAAGCCGATTTCAGCATACTTACCTGCCTTAGATGCAGGACTAATTCAACCTGCTGGAATCTTAGATGATGCTCCAATCATTTTGAAGGATGGCGGGAAAGGCTTCCATATCCCTAAAAATGCTAACAATCGCTATCAGGGTTTAGTTACGGCTCGCTATGCACTTAATAAATCCCTCAACCTACCGGCGCTTAAACTTTTTAACGAGAAGGTCGGAATAGAGGATGCTTGGGCCTTTACTAAAAAGCTAGGGATCACTACACTCACCGAAGATGATTACAGAGCGCAGACTGGGGTTATAGGTGGTCTTCGATACGGTACATCCGTTGAGGAATTAACCAATGCCTATTCCGCCATTGGCAATAAGGGAGCATTTAATGATGCTTATATGATTGAGAAGATTGTGGATTCGGAAGGCAAGATCGTTTATCAGCACAAGGTTAACCCTGAACAAGTATTCTCTGAGCAAACTGCTTATCTAATGACCGATATGCTGCGTACAGTAATCACAGAAGGTACTGCAAGCACAGTAAGAAGAGATTATAAACACTTTAAAGACGTTCCGATTGTAGGTAAGACTGGCTCCACTCAGAACTATGGCGATGTCTGGTTCATGGGCTACACCCCTGATGTCACACTTGGCATGTGGGTTGGTTATAAGGAACAAATTAATACCCTTACAGGAGATACACAAAAACGACAAGCACAGACCTTATGGGCTAAAGTCATGAATGCTGTTATTGATAAGCAGCCAGACTTATTCGTTACAGACAAATTCACACAACCTGAAGGAATTACCAAAAAGACAGTTTCCGCGTACAGCGGTAAGCTGCCAACGGCTCTAACTGACAAATTTACAACGGATCTTTTCAATACGAAATATGTACCTAAAGAGAGCGACGATGGGATTTCCAAAGCCAAGTATATTACTTACAATGGCGTCAACTATATCCCACTCGAAGGTACACCGGAGGATTTCCTGAAAGAAAAAATCGTCGTTAAACGTGAAAAGCCGATCCAGGAATTAGTTAAGGAGCTCTTGGCAGCCTTCCCTAAGATGAAGGAGCATAAATCGCTGGAGTATTATATGCCAGCCGATGCTAAGACAGATTTCCCTACTGAAGTCGATCCACGTGTGGACGATGGTGCTTCCCCTTCTGCTCCTGGGAATGTTAGTGTCTCATATAGCACTGGAAAAGCTGTGATCAGCTTCTCCCCAAGCGGCTCTCCAGATGTAGTAGGGTACCGCTTATACCGTTCTTTAAACGGCGGGTCTTTCCAGAAGCAAGCTGTAATTATGGCTGACGAGAGCAAGGTATTCTCGCCAGGAACGCCTGCGAGTGCTAATGCAACATTCTATGTCAGTGCTGTTGATGTCGCAGGTAATGAGACAGCTTCTGGCAGCGTTGCTGGAGGCACTACACCAACTCCGGAAGCAACACCAACTCCGGATCAGCAACCGGAGACAACGCCTCCTACAGGCTCTGAAAGTACACCAGGAGAGGATATCGAGATTCCTGGAACCATTCTACCTACGCCTACTTCAACGCCATCTGGCGAAGGTAGCAGTAACGGAAACAGTAATAGTGGTACAGCCGGCAATACGACTGGAAACCATTAA
- the cax gene encoding calcium/proton exchanger gives MKKWISPALLAITFILSAIGHYADWDHTLQFVLSAVAVVFVAGFLGRATESVAHYAGQRLGGFLNATFGNAAELIIAFFLVKEGLFDMVKASLTGSIIGNLLLVLGLSIFAGGMKFKVQNFNVTLAGMNGSLMIVAVIALFVPAMFFNTHSITEKDTDVLSLIVAGLLIASYMAWLVFSMITHKKHLEDVTEAGKEEMAHEHAPKWSRNRSILYLLLATVMVAFVSEWLVGTLETLTERFGFSELFVGAFLVAIIGNAAEHSAAIMLAMKNKIGAAVEIAVGSSLQIALFVAPVLIFASYFMGDTMDIVFTTIEIVAIGVAVFIAKSITQDGSTNWYEGLLLLTVYLILGVSFYLV, from the coding sequence TTGAAAAAATGGATTTCACCAGCTTTGCTGGCAATCACCTTTATCCTTAGTGCCATAGGACATTATGCAGATTGGGACCACACGCTTCAGTTCGTTCTCTCTGCAGTAGCCGTTGTGTTTGTGGCTGGCTTTCTGGGCCGCGCCACAGAAAGTGTAGCACATTATGCTGGACAGCGGTTAGGCGGCTTCCTAAACGCTACCTTCGGTAATGCCGCAGAGCTAATCATTGCCTTTTTCCTAGTGAAGGAAGGACTGTTCGACATGGTGAAAGCCAGTCTTACCGGTTCCATTATTGGCAATCTGCTGCTTGTCCTCGGTTTAAGTATTTTCGCTGGCGGAATGAAGTTCAAAGTACAGAACTTTAACGTAACCCTTGCCGGTATGAACGGTTCCCTTATGATCGTAGCGGTGATCGCTTTATTTGTACCGGCTATGTTCTTCAATACCCATTCCATAACTGAAAAAGATACAGACGTGCTGAGTTTAATCGTTGCTGGGCTGCTCATCGCTTCGTACATGGCCTGGCTTGTCTTCTCCATGATTACGCACAAGAAACATCTAGAGGACGTTACAGAAGCCGGTAAGGAAGAAATGGCTCATGAGCATGCGCCTAAGTGGTCCAGAAACAGATCCATCCTTTATCTACTTCTTGCTACCGTGATGGTAGCCTTTGTGAGTGAGTGGCTGGTAGGGACGCTAGAGACACTAACTGAGCGCTTTGGATTTAGTGAACTGTTTGTAGGCGCCTTCCTCGTGGCAATCATCGGTAATGCCGCAGAACATAGTGCAGCCATTATGCTAGCCATGAAGAACAAAATCGGTGCGGCAGTAGAAATAGCTGTCGGGAGCAGTCTTCAAATTGCACTATTTGTAGCGCCTGTACTTATCTTCGCCAGTTATTTCATGGGTGATACTATGGACATTGTGTTTACAACGATCGAAATTGTCGCCATTGGTGTCGCCGTCTTTATTGCCAAATCAATCACTCAGGATGGTTCGACCAACTGGTATGAGGGTCTCTTGCTATTAACGGTTTATCTAATTCTCGGAGTCTCCTTTTATCTAGTATAA
- a CDS encoding Asp23/Gls24 family envelope stress response protein: protein MAEQLQLEMGNIRISNDVVSKIAGLAALETPGIAAMSGGLSEGWAKRLSGKNVQKGVTVEVGQLEAAVDLRIIVLYETPIHEVCRMLQQNVREAVESMTGLHIVEVNVKVEGVAFKNDEIA from the coding sequence ATGGCAGAACAACTTCAATTGGAAATGGGAAATATACGAATTTCAAATGACGTCGTCTCGAAAATTGCCGGATTGGCTGCCTTGGAGACTCCAGGTATTGCAGCCATGTCAGGTGGCCTATCAGAGGGCTGGGCAAAGCGTCTTAGTGGCAAGAACGTCCAAAAGGGCGTTACCGTTGAAGTGGGACAGCTAGAAGCAGCAGTAGACCTGCGTATTATAGTTCTCTATGAAACTCCGATACATGAAGTGTGCCGGATGCTTCAACAGAACGTACGCGAAGCTGTGGAGAGCATGACTGGACTTCATATTGTTGAAGTGAATGTCAAAGTTGAAGGCGTAGCCTTTAAGAACGATGAAATTGCTTAA
- a CDS encoding HPr family phosphocarrier protein, producing MSSNNAAIVDIAQTAGQFNSSIVLQADNKYIDVKSILGLFTTLVSSQSYELHVHGTDAEEAKKAMSEVFAKHGLNFTVVAE from the coding sequence ATGTCCAGTAACAATGCGGCAATCGTTGATATTGCTCAAACGGCAGGTCAGTTCAACTCTTCAATCGTTCTTCAAGCGGACAACAAGTACATTGATGTTAAGAGTATCCTTGGTTTGTTCACGACTTTGGTATCAAGCCAAAGCTACGAGCTTCATGTTCACGGAACAGATGCAGAAGAAGCTAAGAAGGCAATGAGTGAAGTTTTTGCTAAACACGGTTTGAACTTTACAGTTGTAGCTGAGTAA
- a CDS encoding YlaN family protein yields the protein MTSSELQEQFNLKAINLLQEDADKIQQLIEVQMENLATRYCPLYEEVLDTQMYGFSREVDFAVRAGLVPEITGKMVLSKLERNLAVLYEALNNKAKEE from the coding sequence ATGACTTCGTCGGAATTACAGGAACAGTTTAATCTTAAAGCGATCAATCTTCTACAAGAAGATGCCGATAAAATTCAGCAACTTATTGAAGTGCAGATGGAAAATCTGGCAACACGCTACTGCCCTCTCTATGAGGAAGTGCTTGATACCCAAATGTACGGTTTCTCAAGAGAGGTCGATTTTGCGGTTAGAGCAGGTTTGGTGCCAGAGATTACCGGTAAAATGGTGCTGAGTAAGCTGGAGCGGAATTTAGCAGTACTCTATGAGGCATTGAATAACAAAGCAAAAGAAGAATAA
- the rpsD gene encoding 30S ribosomal protein S4 — protein MARYTGPKFKLSRRLGISLSGTGKDLKRPFPPGQHGANQRRKVSNYGMQLLEKQKLRHMYGLGEKQFKTLFTKAQKLPGLAGENFMFLLESRLDNLVYRLGFANSRAGARQLVSHGHVTVNGKKVDIASYRVSLGDVIGLRERSQSMASIKEALANRSHLPAYLESAEGSFEGKYIRLPERSELSQDIDEKQIVEFYNR, from the coding sequence ATGGCACGTTACACCGGACCTAAATTCAAACTCAGCCGCCGTCTGGGAATTTCCCTTAGCGGTACAGGAAAAGACTTGAAACGCCCTTTTCCACCAGGACAACACGGAGCTAACCAACGCAGAAAAGTAAGTAACTACGGAATGCAGCTTTTGGAAAAACAAAAACTGCGTCACATGTATGGTTTGGGAGAGAAACAATTCAAAACTCTCTTCACTAAAGCACAAAAGCTTCCAGGTCTTGCGGGCGAAAACTTCATGTTCTTGCTTGAAAGCCGCTTGGACAACCTAGTTTACCGTCTTGGATTTGCTAACTCCCGTGCTGGTGCACGTCAGTTGGTATCCCACGGACACGTAACTGTTAACGGCAAAAAAGTCGACATCGCTTCTTATCGTGTAAGCTTGGGCGACGTTATCGGTCTTCGCGAAAGAAGCCAAAGCATGGCTTCCATCAAAGAAGCTCTTGCTAACCGTTCCCACCTTCCAGCTTACCTGGAATCTGCTGAAGGATCTTTCGAAGGTAAATACATTCGTTTGCCAGAACGTTCCGAGCTTTCCCAGGATATCGATGAGAAACAAATCGTCGAGTTCTACAACCGTTAA
- the acsA gene encoding acetate--CoA ligase, with protein MGQVHSEILPGRVQSSNMSDYTQAVANFKWEDVERNFSWYDTGKVNMAHEAVDRHVQEGRGAATALLYSDAVRDESYTFADLQERSNRFGNVLRKYGIGKGDRVFIFMPRQPELYFSLLGILKIGAIAGPLFEAFMETAVKDRLEDSGAVALVTTPELLHRVKRDELPNLRHIFLVGGTTDIEQGNLGFTEEMDNASSELELEWLDLDDGLIMHYTSGSTGKPKGVYHVQRAMIQHYYTGRVVLDLRPDDIYWCTADPGWVTGTSYGIFSPWLNGITNVVRGGRFSPQDWYKTIERNKVSIWYSAPTAFRMLMGAGESSIQGIDLSSLRHVLSVGEPLNPEVVRWGDKFYNQRIHDTWWMTETGAQLICNYPGMDIKPGSMGRPLPGIEAAILDDRGNVLPPFSMGNLAIRTPWPSMMNSIWNNKAKYEEYFRIPGWYISGDSAYMDDDGYFWFQGRIDDVINSSGERIGPFEVESKLVEHPAVAEAGVIGKPDLVRGEIIKAFISLREGYTPTAALKEEIAAFVKAGLSAHAAPREIEFKDKLPKTRSGKIMRRVLKAWELHLPTGDLSTIED; from the coding sequence ATGGGTCAAGTCCATAGCGAAATTTTGCCTGGCCGTGTGCAGAGCTCCAATATGTCTGATTACACCCAGGCAGTAGCCAATTTTAAGTGGGAGGATGTTGAACGTAACTTCTCATGGTATGACACTGGAAAGGTTAATATGGCACATGAAGCAGTGGATCGCCACGTTCAAGAAGGACGGGGAGCGGCAACGGCCCTGCTCTACAGTGATGCGGTGCGGGATGAATCCTATACATTTGCCGATCTGCAGGAACGGTCGAATCGGTTCGGAAATGTATTGCGTAAATATGGTATCGGTAAGGGAGATCGGGTATTTATTTTTATGCCTCGTCAACCGGAACTATATTTTAGTTTACTAGGTATTCTGAAGATTGGGGCAATAGCGGGCCCTCTGTTCGAAGCCTTTATGGAGACAGCAGTTAAGGACCGGCTGGAAGATAGTGGTGCGGTTGCTTTGGTTACTACACCTGAACTACTTCATCGTGTGAAGCGTGATGAGCTTCCGAATTTGCGTCATATTTTTCTAGTAGGCGGTACCACTGATATCGAGCAAGGTAACTTAGGTTTCACTGAGGAGATGGATAACGCGTCTTCTGAGCTCGAATTGGAATGGCTTGACCTGGACGATGGCCTTATCATGCATTATACATCTGGTTCTACAGGAAAACCTAAGGGCGTTTATCATGTGCAAAGAGCAATGATTCAACATTATTATACAGGTAGAGTGGTGCTGGATCTACGTCCAGATGATATTTACTGGTGTACAGCTGATCCAGGCTGGGTGACAGGAACATCTTACGGAATATTTTCTCCCTGGTTAAATGGAATAACGAATGTCGTGAGAGGGGGACGCTTTAGTCCTCAGGATTGGTATAAGACGATTGAACGAAATAAGGTTAGTATTTGGTACAGTGCACCTACAGCATTTCGTATGTTGATGGGGGCAGGAGAGAGTTCAATTCAGGGAATTGATTTGAGCAGCCTGCGCCATGTCCTGTCTGTTGGAGAACCGTTAAATCCTGAAGTCGTGCGATGGGGAGATAAGTTCTACAACCAGCGCATTCATGATACCTGGTGGATGACAGAGACGGGAGCGCAACTGATCTGTAATTATCCTGGAATGGATATCAAACCAGGTTCTATGGGCCGTCCGTTGCCAGGCATTGAAGCAGCGATTTTAGATGATCGAGGCAATGTTCTCCCACCATTCTCAATGGGGAATCTTGCAATACGGACTCCTTGGCCATCCATGATGAATTCGATCTGGAACAATAAGGCGAAGTATGAGGAGTATTTCCGCATTCCTGGTTGGTACATTTCTGGTGATTCTGCTTATATGGATGATGATGGATATTTCTGGTTTCAAGGACGGATTGACGACGTTATCAACTCTTCTGGTGAGCGTATAGGACCTTTTGAAGTGGAGAGTAAATTGGTAGAGCATCCTGCTGTGGCAGAAGCGGGTGTAATTGGTAAACCAGACCTGGTGCGTGGGGAAATTATCAAGGCTTTCATTTCGCTGAGAGAAGGCTATACTCCTACAGCTGCTCTCAAAGAGGAGATCGCGGCATTTGTTAAAGCCGGACTGTCTGCGCATGCTGCGCCGAGAGAGATCGAATTTAAGGATAAACTTCCTAAGACACGATCAGGTAAAATCATGCGGCGTGTATTAAAGGCTTGGGAGCTTCATCTCCCAACTGGCGATTTATCAACGATAGAAGATTAG
- a CDS encoding aminopeptidase: MKDPRIQKLAANLVGYSVDVQPGENVLVEMIGNERDLIKAVVEEIGKAGAHAFVQLTDRTVLRSMLKFATRESLQTWAEIDLNRMKQMDCYIGIRAGENVNDLSDVPEENMKLYNSLYSHPVHSEQRVKHTKWVVLRYPNASMAQLANISTEAFEDFYFEVCNLDYAKMDKAQDALADLMRRTDKVHISGPGTDLKFSIKGIGAEKCSGQKNIPDGEVYSAPVRDSVNGTISYNAPSVYNGVTFENIKFKFENGKIVEATSNDSARLNEILNSDDGARHIGEFAIGFNPYILHPMNDILFDEKIAGSLHFTPGQAYDVTDNGNRSSIHWDLVLIQRPDYGGGEIYFDDVLIRKDGIFVLPELEGLNPENLK; encoded by the coding sequence ATGAAAGATCCCAGAATTCAAAAGCTGGCGGCAAATCTTGTAGGTTATTCCGTAGATGTTCAGCCAGGCGAGAACGTGCTTGTAGAAATGATTGGCAATGAAAGAGATTTAATCAAAGCTGTTGTTGAGGAAATCGGTAAAGCTGGCGCTCATGCTTTTGTTCAGTTGACAGATCGTACAGTCCTACGCAGCATGCTTAAATTTGCAACACGTGAGAGTCTTCAGACATGGGCTGAAATTGACTTGAACCGGATGAAGCAAATGGATTGCTATATCGGCATCCGTGCAGGTGAGAATGTAAATGACCTGTCCGATGTTCCAGAAGAAAATATGAAATTGTATAATTCTTTGTATTCCCATCCAGTGCATAGTGAACAACGCGTGAAGCATACGAAGTGGGTAGTATTACGTTATCCCAATGCGAGTATGGCTCAGCTTGCAAATATTAGTACAGAAGCATTTGAGGACTTTTATTTCGAAGTGTGTAATTTGGATTACGCCAAAATGGACAAGGCTCAGGATGCATTGGCTGATCTCATGCGCAGAACAGATAAGGTACATATTTCAGGTCCTGGAACAGATCTTAAGTTCTCCATCAAAGGAATCGGTGCAGAGAAATGCTCTGGACAAAAGAATATTCCGGATGGCGAGGTTTACAGCGCTCCTGTTCGTGATTCTGTAAATGGAACGATCAGCTATAATGCACCATCCGTTTATAACGGAGTGACTTTTGAAAATATCAAATTCAAATTCGAGAACGGTAAAATTGTTGAAGCAACAAGCAATGACTCCGCTCGCTTGAATGAAATCCTGAATTCAGATGACGGCGCACGTCACATTGGAGAATTTGCCATAGGCTTTAACCCTTACATTTTGCACCCAATGAATGACATTCTGTTCGATGAGAAAATTGCAGGCAGCCTGCACTTTACACCAGGACAAGCATATGATGTTACAGATAACGGAAACCGGTCCTCCATTCACTGGGATCTTGTATTAATCCAACGTCCAGACTATGGCGGCGGGGAGATTTATTTTGACGATGTATTAATCCGTAAGGATGGAATCTTCGTGTTACCAGAACTGGAAGGTCTGAATCCTGAAAACTTGAAATAA
- a CDS encoding sensor domain-containing diguanylate cyclase: MSEQKAYVHKDSRMLLQDNLHASRDSEDPTAWLRETEIVTHDFPYLANLIADSFNEWFGGLNVLPFSRSWEWCVLNFEGKYINNSLDQQELWRQQWEQAAASSLISETISAVTLTVEGKDLSFFTIPLFTRVDNKIFAFLGCSMPTQQYEMGGRDTAEAMSLHYRTCFYHKFEHIFVADLASTHIHAERESNRRSLLFQIVQRMHDNIDVDAVLSEVIDSISAMYPGARLDLYMSQDHRSTNPQVKPLPFHMSSDDVCARAFKDGRVALHTSDENHRNVEIGLPLGGKQGVYGVFHMVMDNPIFPDVDLRFLTMVADTAGTAFENAKLYERSNQLIRELRMSNELTQRLNQSLRLGDIFQFAFEELLEMFGADYCCILHMNEEKGGLEVIACNHPSLQNEVLEVGAGLGGKVYSTGESLIMSDYIDNPKTTSRLMNATGSQSLIATPLSVGGEVRGAIMLAHRDSHYFSYDNYRLLQAMAGHIGLAVGNARLHAEVRRLANRDSLTGLYARHYLDEEIKERQSTDFCGCLIVVDIDQFKIVNDTYGHQKGDKILKEVSEIVKSSIRQGDIAARWGGEELSVYLPLMGMQQAGYVAERIRKRVMEETEPSVTVSCGIAEWSWMDDRVSVESLFYRADMALYKAKNNGRNQVVFDTKENDSNIKNP; this comes from the coding sequence ATGTCAGAGCAGAAAGCATACGTCCATAAAGACAGCCGTATGCTGTTACAGGACAACTTACACGCTAGTAGAGATTCCGAAGATCCCACCGCCTGGCTTAGGGAAACGGAAATAGTAACGCATGACTTCCCTTATCTAGCAAATTTGATTGCAGACAGTTTCAATGAATGGTTTGGTGGGCTCAATGTCCTTCCATTCTCTAGATCATGGGAATGGTGTGTGCTGAATTTTGAAGGTAAATATATAAACAATAGTTTGGATCAACAAGAACTATGGAGGCAGCAGTGGGAACAGGCGGCGGCTTCTAGCTTGATTTCAGAAACAATCTCTGCCGTTACGTTAACCGTAGAAGGTAAGGATCTGAGTTTTTTTACCATACCGCTATTCACTCGCGTCGACAATAAAATTTTTGCGTTTTTGGGCTGTTCTATGCCTACGCAACAATATGAAATGGGTGGACGAGATACTGCAGAAGCTATGTCGCTGCATTACCGCACCTGTTTTTATCATAAGTTTGAACATATATTTGTAGCTGATCTTGCAAGTACCCATATTCATGCAGAACGTGAAAGCAATCGTCGTTCATTGTTATTTCAGATTGTTCAGCGGATGCATGACAATATTGATGTAGATGCTGTACTTTCGGAAGTCATTGATAGCATCTCTGCGATGTATCCTGGAGCCAGACTCGACCTGTATATGTCACAAGATCATCGCAGCACTAATCCGCAGGTCAAACCGTTACCTTTCCACATGTCCAGTGATGATGTCTGTGCCAGGGCGTTCAAGGATGGACGTGTTGCGCTGCACACTAGTGATGAAAATCACCGAAATGTAGAAATAGGGCTTCCGTTAGGTGGTAAGCAGGGGGTCTATGGGGTATTCCATATGGTGATGGATAATCCAATCTTCCCTGACGTTGATTTACGGTTTCTCACAATGGTAGCCGATACGGCAGGGACTGCTTTTGAGAACGCCAAGCTTTATGAGCGCTCCAATCAGCTAATCCGTGAGCTTCGTATGAGTAATGAGCTTACCCAGCGTTTGAATCAAAGCTTGCGTTTAGGCGATATTTTTCAATTTGCGTTTGAAGAGCTACTTGAAATGTTTGGTGCAGATTACTGCTGTATCTTACATATGAATGAGGAAAAGGGTGGCCTAGAAGTTATTGCCTGCAACCATCCTTCATTGCAGAATGAAGTATTAGAAGTAGGAGCAGGTTTAGGTGGAAAGGTGTATTCCACAGGTGAGTCACTGATCATGTCTGACTACATAGATAATCCTAAGACAACTTCCCGACTAATGAATGCTACCGGTTCACAGTCGTTGATTGCCACACCTCTTAGTGTGGGTGGAGAAGTGCGAGGTGCGATTATGCTGGCACATCGAGATTCTCATTATTTTTCCTATGACAACTACAGGCTATTGCAGGCGATGGCGGGACATATTGGTCTAGCAGTAGGTAACGCCAGGCTACATGCTGAAGTTAGACGTCTAGCGAATAGAGATAGCCTAACAGGTCTCTATGCTCGTCATTATTTGGACGAAGAGATAAAAGAAAGACAGTCTACGGACTTCTGCGGTTGTTTAATTGTTGTGGATATTGATCAGTTCAAAATTGTGAATGATACCTATGGTCATCAAAAAGGCGATAAGATTCTAAAAGAGGTTAGTGAAATTGTGAAATCTTCCATCCGTCAAGGCGACATTGCTGCGAGGTGGGGTGGGGAGGAGCTCTCCGTTTATTTACCGTTAATGGGAATGCAGCAGGCGGGTTATGTAGCTGAGCGTATACGCAAACGCGTTATGGAAGAAACTGAACCTAGTGTAACGGTATCCTGCGGAATAGCGGAATGGAGCTGGATGGACGATCGAGTAAGTGTTGAGTCATTATTTTATCGAGCGGATATGGCACTGTATAAAGCTAAGAATAACGGCCGGAACCAAGTTGTTTTTGATACGAAAGAAAATGATAGCAATATTAAGAATCCGTGA